The Primulina huaijiensis isolate GDHJ02 chromosome 12, ASM1229523v2, whole genome shotgun sequence genome has a window encoding:
- the LOC140990243 gene encoding GDSL esterase/lipase At4g10955-like, translating to MLHRVLVDDHDLSIFGAIYEFKFPPPHYAYPGLNPPRFVLAFRGPINNSSSRAEDIKLNLHCMINNIESSTRFRIGMEMTQEIVAKFGVANVWITGHSIGSSIGLLIGRHMTKKMGIHLESYLFNPPFASPPIEKIKNEKVKMGLRVANSVITAGLAVAANGGKMPTKDTVNDPFLVLSTWVPYLFINSGDVVCSEYVGYFEHREKMEQIGAGKIGRLATKHSIGSIVSSARGKDSEAAHLIPSAYLTINSSSSMGLMESHGIHQWWRQDLELKYKLYQYKENRTR from the coding sequence ATGCTCCACCGTGTCCTCGTCGATGACCACGATCTCTCGATCTTCGGAGCCATTTATGAGTTCAAGTTCCCACCTCCACACTACGCCTACCCAGGCCTGAACCCCCCTCGGTTCGTGCTCGCGTTTCGCGGACCTATCAACAACTCCAGCAGCAGGGCCGAGGATATCAAGCTAAATCTGCACTGCATGATCAATAATATAGAAAGCAGCACTCGCTTTCGCATCGGCATGGAAATGACCCAAGAAATCGTCGCGAAATTTGGCGTTGCGAATGTCTGGATAACGGGGCATTCGATCGGGTCATCCATAGGACTCCTTATTGGAAGACACATGACCAAGAAAATGGGAATACATCTTGAAAGTTACCTCTTCAACCCTCCATTCGCATCGCCTCCAATCGAGAAGATCAAGAACGAGAAGGTGAAAATGGGGTTGAGGGTGGCTAACAGTGTGATCACTGCAGGGCTTGCTGTTGCTGCAAATGGCGGAAAAATGCCGACAAAGGATACAGTAAACGACCCGTTTCTCGTGCTTTCTACGTGGGTTCCTTACTTGTTTATAAACTCGGGCGACGTTGTCTGTTCGGAGTACGTCGGATATTTCGAGCACAGGGAGAAGATGGAGCAGATAGGCGCTGGTAAGATTGGGAGGCTTGCAACGAAGCATTCGATAGGGAGCATTGTTTCGAGTGCCAGAGGCAAGGATTCTGAAGCAGCGCATCTGATTCCTTCTGCGTATTTGACTATTAATTCGAGTTCTTCAATGGGTTTGATGGAGTCACATGGGATTCATCAGTGGTGGAGGCAGGATTTGGAGTTGAAGTACAAGTTATATCAGTACAAGGAAAATCGAACACGATGA